The segment TCCAAATCGGTAAAGGTGCTGTCATCAAAGGTAACAATCTTCTTCACTATGTTTCTTTCATTGTTTCATCATATAATATGTAATGTATTGGCTTCTGTTTTCCGTTCCTTGGGAGAGTTAATATGAACTTTTTTTAATTGTTGAAACAGGATGGGATGAAGGCGTTATGGGAATGCAAATTGGAGAGGTTGCTCGCTTGCGGGTATGTATTGTATTGTATTGTACACTACTCCTATCAACATGAAAACAGATTTGATTCTTCCCGAACTTTGTTGTCTCTTGAAAGCATTCTTATCTACTAGTGATGGATACTTAGAGCTTGTTGTATTGGAAACCATTCTTGTGTGATAGCGTTTAACATCTTTAGCTTGTGGCTTTTATCTGTTTACGCAGTGCTCACCGGATTACGCATATGGTCCTGGTGGATTTCCGGCGTGGGGAATCCAGCCGAACTCGGTTCTCGACTTCGAAATCGAAGTACTCAGCGTGCAGTAATGCTCTCTCTATTGACAAAAGCGCAACAAAACTTATGTTAAATTATTAAGTGGTGTTAACCCTTTTTATGTTTATCGCTTCGGGGATCTTTGTTCAAACAACACTATGTGATGTCACTCTTGTCAGTGCTTGTCTAAACTCGGTGGACAAcgttttatcttaaataaaagaCCCCGTTACTCTTGTTTCAGTCCGAATGTTGCATGTTTTTTTTCAGTTATTGTGATATTATTATTGTAGTGccattttatttctctttttgcTTAGAAAAACGCTAAAAAGGTTTAACAAAATGAAAGTCACGCAGTGGTAAACATCTTCAGCACACGTTATTCAGACCAGCCGAATAAATCTAATCTTAAACAACCGCAATAATATGCTAGCCTAGTTCTAATTGTGCAAGGGTCATAATCAGTCATCCGAATGTTCATATAGATTTTTATCGAATTGATCCAATAAAGGAAAACACGTGTTAGTTTCATGCTGGTTCAAATCTATGTTTCTCactcaaattattttattttgaataaaaatgcCACTGATAGCAATCGGAAACTAATTTATCTAAAACAAATTAGATTTTGGTTTGagtaataataatttgaaaccATGATGAAATGTTGAACTCAACACTTCCTAAAACAGTAGTTACTGTTCTTAATATCAAATCAAAGGAGAGAAGGAAAAGACCAAAGCTACAAACTTTTTCAGACAAAGATATGTAAactaacaaaagaaaaggagGAATGTGAGAGAAGTCGTGCGGGTAATTAAGCACTTGAAATTCCTTCCCGTGCATTTCTTTAATCATCACTTATgactccttttctttttttttttctttttcttttcaccCACATTCCCCAATCACATTCGactttacaataaaaataaatgaaagtctacagaatattaataaaaacaaaaggtaCTGAGCTATATATTTGGCGTTGCATATAAGCTAGATgctaaaaattttgaattaaaaaaaaagtagttgGCTTTTATTCTTTTTTCCATCACAATGGGTGTTTGAAAACACAACACGCACCTGAACAAAAtgtaattaaagaaaataaaaagcttGAGCACACTTTCACTAACTTAGCTTTCactaagaaaaaaactaaaagagaaAGCCTTTGGCTTTAACGAATAATCAACAAAGTAATTTAGAAAGGATGATAAACCTGAAATTATGGACCGTGAGAGTTCGTCATGATATAATACCATAATTACGTATATACACGTTCGGCCCCCTTGTCCCCATTTCTTTCAAGCAAAGCACCAATAACACTTGCTTCCGTTTTAATTACAACAAGATTAGTTTCCAAGtaacatttctttttttatttctttatatataaccTAAATTATCATTTGCTACACCTCAAACTCAAACTATGTAATAATCACATAAATTCATATTTGTAACCTTATACAAAACATACATGATTGATGATACATTCAAATAAtaccaaatatatattatcacctAACCGAAGTCAAATAAAAGATTTCAAATCGGACCGAACCAGAAGGGGGTGATTTGGTAAACAAATAAAGGACGAAAAGGGCAAAAGCGTCATAAAACCATTTTATAAAGTCTTGTTAACATTGTTGCCACTTATAACAGTTTcgtaagaaagaaagaaaaaaaggttcACATTAGAGTTGCTCGTTGGTCACTTTCATCTCTCTTATCCCTTTGCTTTCCCATTGATTCAGCTCTCATCGTTTTCTTTCTCCAGATCTGAGCCAAACACCATCCCTCTCTGCTTCCTCTCTGCAAGGTATCAAAtttcgctctctctctctatgcgTCACTGTGTTTCTCTGTTTGTGTAACTGGAAATTATGGTTAAAACGGTCTAAATCCTTCGTGATTAGGGTACTTTACGTAGTCTTAGGGTTCTAATCCGGCTTAGAAGATtgtattttgtgtatattatgAACCTAGGTTCTGTACTTTTACAAGTGTTTTGATTTATGGATTTAGGACTATTAGTGATGATGCTGATGAGAGATGTTTTTTGTTTGCACAGATAACtactaaaatatcaaaaaaaaaatagatttgataataaaaaaaaggagTGGATGATAAAAAGACCAAACTAGAGTGTATAAAGAGCAGCATGTGTTGGTTCGCTACTTGTGTTGACGTATACCGCAAAGTTGTACGCTTGAATCTTTATTGCCGTGTCATTCTATAAAaagatctcttcttctttcttcttttaacCAAACCCTTCTCCCCAGTAGTCCCAAaaccttcttcttttctttgaccatcttctctttaaaaaaaacaaaaaaatgggaTCCCGACATTTCTACGTGTACCATTGTGAACAAAGAATCAGCTAAGCTCCTTGCTTCCTTTCCctccacacacaaaaaaaagagagttttggtctctttctctgctttttttaatttcaagGTTTTCTAAAAGTTATGGTGTGTCAGTCACCTGGTAAAACAAGATTTCGAGCATTGAAATACGAGACAGGAGACGCTAACAGACCAGCTATTGTAGTTAGAGTTATTGCATGCTTTCAACCCATGGATAATTGCCAGGTCTGTGTAGCACATATGATGATTCACTAATCACCTCTTTTAAGCTTTTACTCTTACTAACCAACTATGATTGTTTTTGGTTTCAGGCTGAATACTTCAGACTTCTACTCAAACCAGTCACGTAGTTGGTTTTGTCATTTTCCCCGCTGTGTTTTTGTCTTTCTTCTTTCGTGTTCGCTtgcctcttctttctttctttcacttCTTATTTCAAAAGGGTAACCACAAAGTATTGCACTCACCTGATTGGAGCTACTTAACAATCGGTACACCAACTAAACTTTTCCCTCATTACTCTAATCCAATTATCTTTCCTTAGCTGATCTTTTGCACTTTTGCTTTGGTCATGCAGTGTTTGttctctttaaaagttacctaACTGCAAGAGCAATGCCTCTTGATACCAGGCCTCTAGCTTGCTTTGAAAATATAGCAGCTCCTTCTCTCCCTCTCCCTGAGCTGGGGAAACTATTTGCAGCTGAGCGTCATGCTCCCCGTTTGCAGCCACCGCCACTCCAGTCTCTTCTGTGGAGTAATGATGATAAACGGTTCTCCCTGTCTGACATGAGATCTTGGTGCGCTgccgctgctgctgctgctactcCACATGGAGCATTGGAGTCTCCTCATAAAGGACTTATGATATTCGATCAGTCAGGAAACCAGACTCGTCTACTACGATGCCCATTTCCCTTAGGGTTTCCATCTCCTCCGGCTGCAGAACCAGTGAAACTCTCTGAGTTATTACAGCGCGGTCTCAGGGAAGATCATGTTGCTtttgaggagtttgatgagaAGTGTGTAAATGGAAAAGAGTCGGAAATGCATGAAGACACTGAGGAGATCAATGCATTGCTCTATTCAGATGATGATTATGATGATTGCGAGAGTGATGATGAAGTAATGAGCACTGGTCACTCTCCTTATCAAGTTTGCAACAAAAGGGCGTCGGAAGAAATAGATAATAGTCCTTGTAAAAGGCAGAAGCTACTGGATAAGGTAGGAAACATCAGtggctcatcatcatcatcacttgtGGGCAGCAAGGATGAAAAGCTCCCTGAATCAAACATCTCGACCAAAGAAGAGACTGGTTCGGGTCTGAGCAACGAGCAGTCGAGAAAAGACAAGATCCGCACAGCTCTCAAGATACTCGAGAGCATAGTTCCAGGTGCAAAAGGAAACGAAGCTCTCTTACTTCTAGACGAAGCCATTGATTACCTAAAGTTGCTGAAACGGGACTTAATCTCAACAGAGATTAAGAACCATTGCTAAACAAAAAAGAACCTCCACCACTCACCAAGTCACAAAGTCACCACAACATGGGGAACAAGAAATCTACAGACAGATCAGGCTTGAAGATTCTCACGTGTGGAGTGGGTTTAAGAGTAGTACCGTATCCTCTGCACCAGCTTTTTTAGCTGTAAATAGTGGACTACTTTAGGTCTATGTGCTTCTGCCATTTTCAAAaaagttgaagaaagaaagcTCAAAGTCATCATGGTCATTGATCGACAATGATTATCTTTTGTGGCTTAGTGTGGATGGTGAAATCTAAAGGGCGAAATATTCAAAGTCTCGTCGTCTCAAACTCGCGTGGTCTATAAATCTTCCCTAAGGtaatgataacaaaaaaatatctctgACCCACACTCTCTTTTGTCTATTATGATGACTTAAAGTGGGTCCGTTGGTTTTATTTGAGTTGATGTCATGTTCTATGTAATAAATTTGAGTGTCTGTAATAATGCAAACCCCTTCCTTTGTCTTTTGCTACtcggtttttgtttttgtgccTCTGTTCATTGTTCATGTTCTCTCAGTGTCTATTAATTGTATCAAATATGATTGTATTTTGTCGTTTGGGTTTTGTAATAATACTGACTAGATCTTAACATAAGGGACATAAAATACGCCTGGGATTCTGAAGTTCAAACGGTTAGTCTTGGGTTTGCAAGCGCAtcatatgaatatttttaaaaatttaaattgaattgTCGGATCTTTGGATTAACCAGGTTCAGGTCGAATTTCAAaacattgatttaaatgcaaaaatatttaaatacacaAACTCTTTCAAATTAACAGAATattgttaagttattaatgaaattttttatcgtaaactATTATgtgttaatatttttgttttaataagatagatgatataaaaaaatcttgGTCTTTTGTTTGAGACTTTGAGTAACATAAGGGACATAAAATACGCCTGTGATTTTGAACCTAACTGAACGGTGGAACTGCAATTTCGTTTAGAGGTTCACTTCTATTCGGTaggttttctgaaaaaaaaaatggttttcgGTTTAATTCGACAATTGACTACctcagttttcttttcttttttaaagaaTGTCTAACCATACcaaaaacccaaaccaaactaatCAAACTAAACTAACCTGAACTAATCGAATTAACAAAACTAACATTATTTTACGGAATTTAACtgtatttatacaaaattttaataaaactaaaccgaaatttAACGGgtataagatttttaaaaacaaaactaaccGAATaatgaaccaaaccaaactagaATTTACTTGTATTAATTCAGTAAGATTTATGTTTAACTGAACTAACCGAAAACTAAACTATTCAAACCGAATAACCCAGACTAACTGAACCCGCATGGCTACACATAAACATCAAATCTTTATGTCACTTATTCCATATTAGAAAATCCAAAAATCAATAGCATTACAAACTAGGATCAAAGAATCAAATCAAGAACACACAAAGTTGTTCACTTATGTTTTAGAACTTTCTCAAGAAATTGAGTTCCTCCATCGTCTTGGTTTCCTCGTGGGTTGATGATCAACACCAGCTTGTTCTCCTCCGACCATATCGTGACTCTCTGGTCCACTCATCTTAGTCAACTTACTTAGCTTCTTCCAACCACTGCTCCAAGCTGAAGACGAAGTGTTCTTCACTTTCCCTGTTTTCTCAAACTGTCTTTGCATCACTTCCATCTCATTTTGAAGCTCAACATACTTTGTCTTTACAGTCTCTAACTCGAACTTCAACGTGTTAATATCCTTCTTAGCCGCAGCCCACCCTTCCTGTGTTTATGACAAAACTTTCATTAGCAAAAAAGAGAGTTTGTAATATGAATTTTTGATCAAGTCTTCCTCTTACTTGCCTGAAAAGATTGTGGTGTAGCATCGATCAATGTCTTACGGTTTGGGATCATTGGTTGATAAGTAGTACCCATTGCTTCTCCTAACGTAGTTGACTCCTTGAGTGATGTGTTGGCTAAGGCGTTACTGATCTTTACTTGCTCCGAGAAGAGGACTTGAACCACAACTCGCAGTGGTAATCTCTCGTTCTGAGCCGCGTGCATGCACGCATCCATTGATAGCTTTTGGCAGTCCATCACTCTGCATAACCGCTTCCTCTCGTGTTCCGACAATGTCGGATGCGCCTGTCGTTCAAACCAAACATGTTCAAACCAAACAAGATTTATGTTCAACCATAATACCCGTTATTTCTactttaatgtttttaaaaccaCACTGAAAGCTgaatcaaataattatttggatGAGTGTTCAATATCATCGGATTTAGTTTAGttcaaaatgttatttatatgttagttttttatatataaatttaaaagtaactTTCTAGTGAAATGAtgcataattaaaatataaataaagattaaatataaattattagaattaACTAGTTTTTTGTCTTGTTCACTGATATTTTTCATAGTTTTAATAGTCTGTATCCGGTTCAGTAATTAAGATCCAACTCGATTAAATGACCGGTTTATTGTGGTCGGTTCGGTTTTAAAAGGCACTGACCTTAAGATATGAATCAATTGCTCTGTATAGCCCATCGTCACAACTCCTCGCAGATTCAGGCAACGCCTCAGCCAAAACCTGAAACTTCGTCAACGGCAAGTTCCTGTCTCTAGCAACTTCAGTAAGATAACTATCCACAAGCCTCGCGACTCTCATCTTCGCGTTCTGATTACtgttaccaccaccaccactgaTGCTATTCGCTCTCGGGATTCCGGCGTCGGCGTACGGCGACATTCTACTCGGACTCGACCCTTCCGTCTGCTCTTGAACGAGAAAATGCTCCAACAACCTCTGAACAAGATCGACGTCGTACATCGTCGTCTCTCCTTTGCTGCTGTAACTCGGGATCAGAAGATCCTGCAGAGTCGCCTGCTCGAACTGCATCCCGACGCGTTTCTCAAGCTCCGTGATCAGGGCCGGGGCCACTCTGAGCATGTTGGCTGCTCTGAGGAGACGGAGGAGGAAGGTGCAGGTGACGGAGTCTTTCTGCGGTGGGATGATGCTGATTAGGGACTCAACGATCATTCGCTGGTCTTTAGGGCTGATTCCGTGTCCCGCAAGGTAAGGGGCGGAGGAGGAGTCTTGATGATGTCCGTTTGGTTTTCCGGAGAGGACCATGTGGAGCCCGCCTCTCCAGTCGGGACCTGATGAGCTTCCTCCGCTGCTGTTGCTTCCGTGGCTCACGCTCATTTCGTCGGGAGATCCTTCTTTGATCAGACCAGGAAGCCATTTTCCGGCGTAATGAGTTATTGATGCTCCGAGAAGTTCAAATCTCATACCTTTCACCTGTTTCAAGGGTTACCATTAGTATATTATCCCAAATACATTGAATTTTGTTTGATGTTGAATTAAGAGTTGAGTTATCATCTTTGTCAAAGGGGTAAGTCAAAATTGTAACTCAATAATAACACATTCTAACTCAAGCATTAACtcagaaaattaaaactaaCTCACGATTGGTAACATTTTTGAGTTACACTCCTAAATCAAACTTAATAACTCTAACTCATATCACCAATCAAAGCCTCAATGTATTAGAAGTTGAGTTAAGAATTTTTTTGTGTTATGTTAGTTATCCTacgtttattttagtttttaacaatttaaatttttttaatgcaCCCACTATCTCACGTTAAGGTGTTGGAAttcataaatgttttcaaaaaaccTAAATACTTATTTACTCACTAGTAAAGAtgtttataaacaattatttctatttgaattagtaaaacaaaaatgttcatattattttagttgcTAATTCTGTTTAATGGCTAaaaatttacaaacataaaattttatatataaatatataggtatttttagaatatacaaaaagtatatttccttcatttttaatataatatattttgtttttgtaaattagtttatcaaatttataaaaaacgttattattattatattcattattttaaaattatacatactacaatttatacatcaaaaatgttaccaatcaaaatttttaaaattataataactcaTATTTTTACTGCGAACTCACTACATAAATCTACCGTTTATACCACATAATTTTTACTGCGAATTACATCAGATCGTAACTTTTATTGTAACTCAACTCTAATTCAACATGTCGAAACTAAATCCgaactatttttaatttggtatgaaaaaaaatagaaacccGACCCCAAAACCGACATTACCCTAATCGATTCGATCCAAAAAATGTCTGGTTCTTAAGTGGGTCCTAGACACTCCAATCCGAATAAACCGAACACACCCGACCAATCCGACTTGAATGCCCAGTGCTAGTTAAGAATTATGATGTTTGTGAAAATGCTTTAAAGAGAAGTATACTATGTACCTTGATTGCAGTGATGACACGAACGAAATGATCGATTCTCAAGATAGATACATCTTCGAACCACCAATCCGGAGGAACAGgctggttgttgttgttgttgttcctaCTCGGGCTAGAATAGAAACCTGAGTCCTTTGGCTCTTTCCATTTAGGACTAGAACTCGCGAAGTTACTAGCAGTAGTAGTTGATGGAGATGGTGACTTCCCTGTGTAAGCCCATTTAATCCCTTTTGGATTACTACAAGCTTTCCAAGCGATAGATTCACTACATCTCCTCACAATCTGAAGATTCTCAGCCCAAGGCGAGAGCTTCTCACAGCTCTTTAGCACCAAGATCGAGTCTCTCCATGAAGACAGAACCACGTAGCTGAGAAAGGCCTCTGTCTTGAATATTAGGTTCCCTTCCTCAAGATCCTCTGTCATCTCGAGATACTCAGCTGCGCAACGCAGACCTGATATGTTAGTTGCCGTGAGATCCACGGGAACTCCGTAGCAGAACTTTGAAGCTAGCTCAAACGCTTCTGGTCCTCCAGGTAAGTCATCAAGAATCAGTATGGTCGGCTCAGGGTCTCGTGACTCGTAGATCAATCTGTTCATCTTCCCGCTGCGTGACAGCAACGGATACTAAAAGCAAAGAAACCGAGAATATTAATAACCATAAAACTTATGAAACTCCTGCGTTAAGGATATTGACTTACCTTGTGCAGGTGAAAGTTCATGTCGCCTATTTTAACCAGGAGATCGCTGGGGATATCCGTAGCAACAAACCTAATCAAAGACAAAAGGTTTTATAACTTCCTTAACAAGGAAAGATGATGTTATAGttgttttgaagttttgagGA is part of the Raphanus sativus cultivar WK10039 chromosome 5, ASM80110v3, whole genome shotgun sequence genome and harbors:
- the LOC108857249 gene encoding peptidyl-prolyl cis-trans isomerase FKBP12, with amino-acid sequence MGVEKQVIRPGTGAKPAPGQTVTVHCTGFGKGGDLSQQFWSTKDAGQKPFSFQIGKGAVIKGWDEGVMGMQIGEVARLRCSPDYAYGPGGFPAWGIQPNSVLDFEIEVLSVQ
- the LOC108862962 gene encoding transcription factor SAC51 → MPLDTRPLACFENIAAPSLPLPELGKLFAAERHAPRLQPPPLQSLLWSNDDKRFSLSDMRSWCAAAAAAATPHGALESPHKGLMIFDQSGNQTRLLRCPFPLGFPSPPAAEPVKLSELLQRGLREDHVAFEEFDEKCVNGKESEMHEDTEEINALLYSDDDYDDCESDDEVMSTGHSPYQVCNKRASEEIDNSPCKRQKLLDKVGNISGSSSSSLVGSKDEKLPESNISTKEETGSGLSNEQSRKDKIRTALKILESIVPGAKGNEALLLLDEAIDYLKLLKRDLISTEIKNHC
- the LOC108856725 gene encoding root phototropism protein 3 isoform X1, with the translated sequence MWESESDSGVVGGGGGREYGNGVLSSNKHGGVKTDGFELRGQSWFVATDIPSDLLVKIGDMNFHLHKYPLLSRSGKMNRLIYESRDPEPTILILDDLPGGPEAFELASKFCYGVPVDLTATNISGLRCAAEYLEMTEDLEEGNLIFKTEAFLSYVVLSSWRDSILVLKSCEKLSPWAENLQIVRRCSESIAWKACSNPKGIKWAYTGKSPSPSTTTASNFASSSPKWKEPKDSGFYSSPSRNNNNNNQPVPPDWWFEDVSILRIDHFVRVITAIKVKGMRFELLGASITHYAGKWLPGLIKEGSPDEMSVSHGSNSSGGSSSGPDWRGGLHMVLSGKPNGHHQDSSSAPYLAGHGISPKDQRMIVESLISIIPPQKDSVTCTFLLRLLRAANMLRVAPALITELEKRVGMQFEQATLQDLLIPSYSSKGETTMYDVDLVQRLLEHFLVQEQTEGSSPSRMSPYADAGIPRANSISGGGGNSNQNAKMRVARLVDSYLTEVARDRNLPLTKFQVLAEALPESARSCDDGLYRAIDSYLKAHPTLSEHERKRLCRVMDCQKLSMDACMHAAQNERLPLRVVVQVLFSEQVKISNALANTSLKESTTLGEAMGTTYQPMIPNRKTLIDATPQSFQEGWAAAKKDINTLKFELETVKTKYVELQNEMEVMQRQFEKTGKVKNTSSSAWSSGWKKLSKLTKMSGPESHDMVGGEQAGVDHQPTRKPRRWRNSIS
- the LOC108856725 gene encoding root phototropism protein 3 isoform X2; protein product: MWESESDSGVVGGGGGREYGNGVLSSNKHGGVKTDGFELRGQSWFVATDIPSDLLVKIGDMNFHLHKYPLLSRSGKMNRLIYESRDPEPTILILDDLPGGPEAFELASKFCYGVPVDLTATNISGLRCAAEYLEMTEDLEEGNLIFKTEAFLSYVVLSSWRDSILVLKSCEKLSPWAENLQIVRRCSESIAWKACSNPKGIKWAYTGKSPSPSTTTASNFASSSPKWKEPKDSGFYSSPSRNNNNNNQPVPPDWWFEDVSILRIDHFVRVITAIKVKGMRFELLGASITHYAGKWLPGLIKEGSPDEMSVSHGSNSSGGSSSGPDWRGGLHMVLSGKPNGHHQDSSSAPYLAGHGISPKDQRMIVESLISIIPPQKDSVTCTFLLRLLRAANMLRVAPALITELEKRVGMQFEQATLQDLLIPSYSSKGETTMYDVDLVQRLLEHFLVQEQTEGSSPSRMSPYADAGIPRANSISGGGGNSNQNAKMRVARLVDSYLTEVARDRNLPLTKFQVLAEALPESARSCDDGLYRAIDSYLKAHPTLSEHERKRLCRVMDCQKLSMDACMHAAQNERLPLRVVVQVLFSEQVKISNALANTSLKESTTLGEAMGTTYQPMIPNRKTLIDATPQSFQARWAAAKKDINTLKFELETVKTKYVELQNEMEVMQRQFEKTGKVKNTSSSAWSSGWKKLSKLTKMSGPESHDMVGGEQAGVDHQPTRKPRRWRNSIS
- the LOC108856725 gene encoding root phototropism protein 3 isoform X3; the encoded protein is MWESESDSGVVGGGGGREYGNGVLSSNKHGGVKTDGFELRGQSWFVATDIPSDLLVKIGDMNFHLHKYPLLSRSGKMNRLIYESRDPEPTILILDDLPGGPEAFELASKFCYGVPVDLTATNISGLRCAAEYLEMTEDLEEGNLIFKTEAFLSYVVLSSWRDSILVLKSCEKLSPWAENLQIVRRCSESIAWKACSNPKGIKWAYTGKSPSPSTTTASNFASSSPKWKEPKDSGFYSSPSRNNNNNNQPVPPDWWFEDVSILRIDHFVRVITAIKVKGMRFELLGASITHYAGKWLPGLIKEGSPDEMSVSHGSNSSGGSSSGPDWRGGLHMVLSGKPNGHHQDSSSAPYLAGHGISPKDQRMIVESLISIIPPQKDSVTCTFLLRLLRAANMLRVAPALITELEKRVGMQFEQATLQDLLIPSYSSKGETTMYDVDLVQRLLEHFLVQEQTEGSSPSRMSPYADAGIPRANSISGGGGNSNQNAKMRVARLVDSYLTEVARDRNLPLTKFQVLAEALPESARSCDDGLYRAIDSYLKAHPTLSEHERKRLCRVMDCQKLSMDACMHAAQNERLPLRVVVQVLFSEQVKISNALANTSLKESTTLGEAMGTTYQPMIPNRKTLIDATPQSFQARRVGCG